Proteins encoded in a region of the Isosphaeraceae bacterium EP7 genome:
- a CDS encoding NAD(P)/FAD-dependent oxidoreductase produces the protein MYDVAVLGAGAAGLCAAINAAERGRSVVLLEKNRRAGVKILMSGGTRCNLTNARGLRDLRVVTGPIDPAFDPRESLGARSIQKAFGDGGAFLGPSLRCLSVEKSVEMFEREGVRTKVEANGKIFPATDRAVDVLDALLRRLGRTSALLRTAASVLGVEAVEEGFTLRLADGEIQARKVIMAVGGKSFPGSGTTGDGYSWARSFGHTIKDPRPALVPIRVGAAWVPDLKGLTVPDADIGVIDGAGASVLRRRESLLFAHFGLTGPAILDVSRAVARWEHVGEPRLRIDFLPAIDAESLDRQLQASAREGRRQVLSILPDAIPKRLGVRLMEAAEIPQDRTGPDLSRDERKRLGRAAKGLELPITGTLGFEKAEVTSGGVNLDEVDPKTLMSLRQPGLYFAGEVLDLDGAIGGYNFQGAWSMGWLAAQSCSTDD, from the coding sequence ATGTATGACGTGGCCGTGCTTGGCGCCGGAGCCGCCGGCCTCTGCGCCGCGATCAATGCGGCGGAGCGTGGGCGTTCGGTCGTCCTGCTGGAGAAGAACCGCAGGGCGGGCGTGAAGATCCTGATGTCGGGGGGCACCCGCTGCAACCTGACCAATGCGCGCGGCCTGCGTGACCTGCGCGTGGTCACCGGGCCGATCGACCCCGCCTTCGACCCGCGCGAGTCGCTGGGCGCCCGCAGCATCCAGAAGGCGTTCGGCGACGGCGGTGCGTTCCTCGGCCCGTCGCTGCGCTGCCTCTCGGTGGAGAAATCCGTCGAGATGTTCGAGCGCGAAGGGGTCCGGACCAAGGTCGAGGCCAACGGCAAGATCTTCCCCGCCACCGACCGCGCCGTCGACGTGCTGGACGCACTGCTCAGGCGTCTGGGGCGTACGAGTGCCCTCTTACGCACGGCGGCCTCGGTGCTGGGCGTCGAGGCGGTCGAGGAGGGCTTCACGCTGCGGCTGGCCGACGGCGAGATCCAGGCGCGCAAGGTCATCATGGCCGTCGGCGGCAAGTCGTTCCCGGGCAGCGGCACCACCGGCGACGGCTACTCCTGGGCCCGCTCGTTCGGCCACACGATCAAGGATCCACGCCCAGCCCTGGTGCCCATCCGCGTCGGGGCCGCCTGGGTGCCCGACCTGAAGGGCCTGACCGTGCCCGACGCCGACATCGGCGTCATCGACGGCGCGGGCGCCTCGGTCCTGCGCCGCCGAGAGTCGCTGCTGTTCGCCCACTTCGGCCTGACCGGCCCGGCGATCCTGGACGTGAGCCGCGCGGTGGCCCGCTGGGAGCACGTGGGCGAGCCCCGCCTGAGGATCGACTTCCTGCCTGCCATCGACGCCGAGTCCCTCGACCGCCAGCTCCAGGCCTCGGCCCGCGAAGGCCGCCGCCAGGTCCTCTCGATCCTCCCCGACGCGATCCCCAAACGCCTGGGCGTCCGCCTGATGGAGGCCGCCGAGATTCCCCAGGACCGCACGGGCCCCGACCTCTCGCGTGACGAGCGTAAGCGCCTGGGCAGGGCCGCCAAGGGCCTCGAGCTGCCGATCACCGGAACGCTCGGATTCGAGAAGGCCGAGGTAACCAGCGGCGGTGTGAACCTGGACGAGGTGGACCCGAAGACGCTCATGAGCCTGCGTCAGCCCGGCCTTTATTTCGCCGGTGAGGTGCTCGACCTCGACGGGGCCATCGGCGGCTACAACTTCCAGGGGGCCTGGAGCATGGGCTGGCTTGCGGCGCAGTCGTGCTCGACGGATGACTGA